The genomic region TAGATCATACGAACGGTATCGTTTGGTGTGGCCTTCTCGTAATTCAACCTTATAAGCTGACCGTCGACACGGATCGTTGGCTCAGCGCCAACCAAAAAGTGAAGGTCGGATGCGCCCTTTTCGACCACGATTCGCAAAAGATCATCAATGTGAATGGATTCAAGTGACCTTGGTTTCATCCCAGTCGTTGCGACGGCAGTCGCCATTTCAGCCTTAGCCGTCTCACTCATTGCAACCGGATCAAGTCCAGGGATTGGCGCCGCTTTTATGCTATCAGTATCCACCGGCTGAGCGCCGGTAATATCAAAATCAGGTTGAATATCGCTCACGTATAACAGCCTCCGTTCTTACTAATGCGTAATGAGTATTGTGATTTTCTGATTACGAAATACTCACTACGTAATCCACACTAAATTTCCTATCCATAGCCGGCGGTAAAGACAACGCGCATGACTTCTTCAGGAGTGGTAATGCCTTCGAGTACCTTAAGCAAACCATCCTCGCGAAGCTCTCTCATGCCATTTGCTTTGGCCGCTTCTTTAATATCTGCAAGCGGAGCGCGTCTAACAACCATCTCCGCAATTTCAGCATTCATCGTCATCAGTTCGTAAAAACCAATTCGACCTCTATAACCGGTTTGTCGACAATTATCGCACCCGCGACCGCGTGATAGCACCACTTTCGCTTCCGGATCAACCACTTTGAAGCCAAAGCGCCGCAGGTCGATCTGACGAACCTCATAGTGTTCCTTACACTCCTGGCAAACCTTTCGGCCAAGCCGTTGAGCCAACACTCCGATAACCGTTGCGGAAATCAAGTAAGGCTCAACACCCATATCAATCATTCGGATAACAGCCGATGGAGCATCGTTGGTGTGCAAGGTTGAAAGCACAAGGTGTCCGGTCAATGAGGATTCAACAGCGATTTCAGCCGTTTCAAGGTCGCGCATTTCACCGACCATGATGATGTCCGGGTCTTGGCGCAAGAAAGAGCGCAGTGCATTACCAAACCCCAATCCCGCTTTCTTGTTGACCTGCACCTGCGTGATTCCGCTGAGTTGATACTCAACCGGATCTTCAATCGTCATGATATTTCTCTCGACAGAGTTCAGCTTATGAAGAACCGAATACTGGGAAGTAGTCTTTCCGGAACCGGTAGGCCCGGTAGAAAGTACCATTCCGTTTGGCTGGAGAACGAGTTCTTCCAATCGAGCCTGGGTCTCGGCAGAAAAGCCAAGTTTACTCATACCAAGTAAAACGCTGGTCTTATCGAGGATACGCATAACAATCTTTTCGCCAAACATCGAAGGTATCGACGAAACACGAAGGTCATATTCCTTACCTTCATGCTTGATACCGATACGGCCGTCTTGCGGTACACGGCGTTCGGCGATATTCATCTCAGACATAATCTTATAGCGCGAAATAAGCGGCGCTTGAATTGGCTTTGGCACGCGCATAACTTCAATCAAAACACCGTCTACACGGTATCGGACACGCACATCACGCCTATCAGGTTCAATATGAATATCAGTTGCTCTATCTTCAATGGCCTTCTGAATGATAACGTTGGCCATCTTGATAATCGGCTGT from bacterium harbors:
- a CDS encoding ATPase, T2SS/T4P/T4SS family, whose protein sequence is MAMPLRKDLGAILLGKGYITSEQLDEVRQVQQQTGSKDLGQVVLDLSFATERDVYECKALEIDLQFVDLDKFQFDAAVLNIVKEHIVRNNNALPVKRDGQRLFVAMSNPNNIRAIDDFQMVSGCKIVPVLAAPGAIQDAIARAYKVSDDSGGANGAGAPTNAAVVPAVASAQSDSNASLAAAAKMAMAGQSSRDGDDVEDAEAESLAQQQPIIKMANVIIQKAIEDRATDIHIEPDRRDVRVRYRVDGVLIEVMRVPKPIQAPLISRYKIMSEMNIAERRVPQDGRIGIKHEGKEYDLRVSSIPSMFGEKIVMRILDKTSVLLGMSKLGFSAETQARLEELVLQPNGMVLSTGPTGSGKTTSQYSVLHKLNSVERNIMTIEDPVEYQLSGITQVQVNKKAGLGFGNALRSFLRQDPDIIMVGEMRDLETAEIAVESSLTGHLVLSTLHTNDAPSAVIRMIDMGVEPYLISATVIGVLAQRLGRKVCQECKEHYEVRQIDLRRFGFKVVDPEAKVVLSRGRGCDNCRQTGYRGRIGFYELMTMNAEIAEMVVRRAPLADIKEAAKANGMRELREDGLLKVLEGITTPEEVMRVVFTAGYG